The genomic DNA ACTCGTCTATATATGTTATTTGTCAACCCTTCTAGTCCTCTCACTGCAATCAAGTGTGTCTCTCCTTTTAAAAGCCCAATCCCCTTCGCGGCATGTCGTCCAGCAATCTTCTGCACAGTACTGATACCAAGGTGAACTAACTTTCCACAAGTTAGAATAATGCTTACTCTGACATATAGTTGATATCAAAAGCAACAGCCAGTTATTGTTAAGCATATTTGCATACAACACACTAACACATTTTATGCATATGGATTGTACTTCACTAATACTAGGGTATAAAATTATAGCATAAATACAAAATCAAGCAAAGTACAACAGTAAGAACAACAAAATAAGCTGCATTGATTTAGCCAGAGAGTGAAATGGCAAATTCAGATCTCAAGCCCAGTTACAGCACAAGCAAACAGGACAATTTTTTAACCAGTCTACGCATAGATGACATAAGAGAATCTCTGATCTACGTATTGGAGCTACTTATATCATCACATGATAAAAGAGACACACTAAGGAAAAACTAGGACAGTAAGCAAACCTGTGGTCATCCAGAATACCAAGAATAGACAAATCATCACGGCCCTGAGAGGAGACATCAACACCCATAGCAGTAACATATATCTTTCCATCTCTACCACCAGCATAGAAAATATGACTTCTTGGGTCTATTTCGACAGAATCAATAACAGCAGGAAATGAAATACTTCTCAGCATTCTGCCCTCTGATAGACTCCATATCTGGGCAAAGATAACAAATATATGAGCATTGAGATCCTTCATTATCTCACAACTAAAAAGCAAAAGAAGTAATTGAGCACACACTTTACATGTACGATCCTCTGAAGATGACAAAGCAATTGCTCCATGAAAACAAGCAATATCAGTTACAGGAAGTGTGTGCTGATTAAAGTTGTATAGGTATGGTGTCTTTGCCTCAAACCTTGATTGCTCATCAAGCATCCTGCAATCAACACCAATTAACCCGGTCAAACAAAATACAAAATAGTTCACCCAACTTTTACCCTCATCAAACTACATACGTGAGCAGATCCCAAACTTTGATGCTCCCATCCTCGGACGCCGAGACAAGCAACATGTCATACAGGGCTAGGCACCTAACATCACGATAGTGAGCATGCCATCGGACAAGCAGCTCTCCACTAGCCACCTACACAAAGCACACAAAATTTAACATGTGTAAGCTGGAACAACTTTTCAATAACAGTTCCCACCACACCACCTAGAGACCACAATCCCCTCACCTCCCAAAAGAATATGTCACCGGACACACCGCCGCCGATGAGATAGTTCCCCTCTGGATCAGCAATGAGCGCGCGGATTGGCTCGGCGGGGGAGCCCCCCCCAagaccccccaccccccccccccccaaaaagaATAGCCCCCCGGCCCCCCCCCCGCCGATGAGATAGTTCCCCTCTGGATCAGCAATGAGCGCGCGGATTGGCTCGGCGGGGAAGCTCTTCACAGCCACCTGAGGCTGCAACAGGAACCGACAACACAAGCTCAGCCTAGGGTTTCGAGTTCAAGTAAATGAAGTCCGGTTTGTGAAGAGTGCTTACCTTGTCCCAGTGGTAGTAGTGGATGGGGGCGGAGTTGCCGGCGGCGACttgggcggcggcgaggaagcGACCGGCGACGGCAGCGATGGCACGTGGCCGGGAGGCGCAGGGGCGGTGGCGGATGGCCTCGGCCCCCGTGCGGAGGTCCCACGCGGCCACGCCGGCGTCGGTGGAGGAGGCCGCAAGCACCAGTTGCGACGGCGGCGCCATGGGAGTGGGGAGAGGAGGCTAGGGTTTAGGGTTTCCTAAACTGAAAAGCGGACTGGTTCTGAAATTTGAAAGGCAAGTGGACTTCGTCGCACATCCCGAGCAACTTCTAGCAGGTTCACCCCTTTTTCTTTCTAAAAATCAGATGTTAAAAAAAACGCATACTATCAAATCCTCAATAACTTGCTCTATCCCTAAAAGTTTGGGTGCTGCTACGCGTCCGCCGCCGGATCCGCCACCTCACAAGCCGTCAAATCTGATGGTAGTAGATGAAAAGGGGGAAAGAATAGATACTTTGATAATGCAGGAAGCAAGAACAATAAAAATTCAGGTAGTGACAGCAGATCCTGGAGAAAAGAGGATAGCCTCGAAAACAACAGCAAAAAAGACAAGGTACGGGAGGAGGGAGAAGTTACTAGTCCACTAAAACTCACTGATGGTCGGGTATGTACAGAGAAGGGAGTTAATGATCGAGTAAAGAAACTCGGTTTTGAGGATCAGACGTCGAATGAGACCAGTACGGTTCAGGACAAAAGGGACGGTAGGGACATGTTTGTTGCAGTACAGTCTTGTACAGAAGGGTCGAGTGATGCAGATAGGCTGCCAGTAGACTCCGGCAAAGCAGCGCAAGCAGGGCCTGAGGTCAGCGATGTGAACACCCCCATGCACATCGACCATCGGATATCGGGAGCAGTTTAGCAGAGTCCAGGGAAGATAAAATAGGGCGGAGGGAGTACATGGGTACGTAAGCAGAGGAAGGTTGGGAAGGGTGTTGGTGGTATGAAGGGCAATACTATAGAGAAGACTGAATCTATGATGGGAAAACGAGGCTCTGATGAGACTGGTCTGGAAGGAGATGGGGACGGAAAGAAGTTAAAGAGGGACATAGAAGGAGTTGAGGGAGAGGGTGTTCCGATCAATGAGAAAGCGGGGCTGTCGGCACAGCTCCGCGAGCAGAAATGAGAATTGTGACGTGGAACTGCCGGGGGCTCGGGAACAGGCCGGTAGTTCGAGGTCTTCTAGAACTCTAGAAGAAGGAGGATCCCGAtgtaattttttttcaaaaactaGGATGAATAAAAATAAAGTGGAACGGCTACACCAAACCTTGGGGATGACACACCTCGTCTACAAGGTTTGTGCTGGGAAGAGTGGTGGACTATCTATGCTTTGGAAAAGAGAAGTGAACCTGAGCTTGAGATGGCTTGGA from Triticum urartu cultivar G1812 unplaced genomic scaffold, Tu2.1 TuUngrouped_contig_6782, whole genome shotgun sequence includes the following:
- the LOC125531077 gene encoding protein ROOT INITIATION DEFECTIVE 3-like isoform X2, giving the protein MAPPSQLVLAASSTDAGVAAWDLRTGAEAIRHRPCASRPRAIAAVAGRFLAAAQVAAGNSAPIHYYHWDKPQVAVKSFPAEPIRALIADPEGNYLIGGGVSGDIFFWEVASGELLVRWHAHYRDVRCLALYDMLLVSASEDGSIKVWDLLTMLDEQSRFEAKTPYLYNFNQHTLPVTDIACFHGAIALSSSEDRTCKIWSLSEGRMLRSISFPAVIDSVEIDPRSHIFYAGGRDGKIYVTAMGVDVSSQGRDDLSILGILDDHSKAVTSLTSSTDGLLLVSGSEDGNVRVWDTRSQQVTRKFKHSQGPVTNVLIVTPKRLNLPPLQPLRKVFAASGEVEPRAVILPNPENDVHIAGNLSSNLLEQLLDAQQHGNSRLFDSGVSTLNGVPNQQGTEWRSKYLELQDLFVHEVLGDMPS
- the LOC125531077 gene encoding protein ROOT INITIATION DEFECTIVE 3-like isoform X1, translating into MAPPSQLVLAASSTDAGVAAWDLRTGAEAIRHRPCASRPRAIAAVAGRFLAAAQVAAGNSAPIHYYHWDKPQVAVKSFPAEPIRALIADPEGNYLIGGGVSGDIFFWEVASGELLVRWHAHYRDVRCLALYDMLLVSASEDGSIKVWDLLTMLDEQSRFEAKTPYLYNFNQHTLPVTDIACFHGAIALSSSEDRTCKIWSLSEGRMLRSISFPAVIDSVEIDPRSHIFYAGGRDGKIYVTAMGVDVSSQGRDDLSILGILDDHSKAVTSLTSSTDGLLLVSGSEDGNVRVWDTRSQQVTRKFKHSQGPVTNVLIVTPKRLNLPPLQPLRKVFAASGEVEPRAVILPNPENDVHIAGNLSSNLLEQLLDAQQQHGNSRLFDSGVSTLNGVPNQQGTEWRSKYLELQDLFVHEVLGDMPS